One Amycolatopsis thermophila DNA segment encodes these proteins:
- a CDS encoding AAA family ATPase → MTEPGYPEGANGQQQSATPARDAQLLERTVFEVKRVIVGQDRLVERLLVGLLAKGHLLLEGVPGVAKTLAVETLARVVGGSFSRVQFTPDLVPADILGTRIYRQGSEKFDVELGPVVANFVLADEINRAPAKVQSAMLEVMAERHVSIGGKTFPMPDPFLVLATQNPIENEGVYPLPEAQRDRFLFKIIVDYPSAEEEREIIYRMGVTPPEPHEVLSPAELVRLQEAASKVFVHHSLVDYVVRLVLATRTPAEHGLTDVAGWVSYGASPRASLGTIAAARALALVRGRDYVLPQDVVDVVPDVLRHRLVLSYDALADAVPLDHIITRVLQTVPLPQVSARPQGGPGQPLPNGTPGR, encoded by the coding sequence GTGACCGAGCCCGGCTACCCGGAGGGCGCGAACGGGCAACAGCAGTCCGCGACCCCGGCGCGGGACGCCCAGCTGCTCGAGCGGACCGTGTTCGAGGTCAAGCGGGTGATCGTCGGGCAGGACCGGCTCGTCGAACGGCTCCTGGTGGGTCTGCTGGCCAAGGGTCACCTCCTCCTGGAAGGCGTGCCCGGCGTCGCCAAGACCCTCGCGGTCGAGACCCTCGCCCGCGTGGTCGGCGGTTCGTTCTCGCGCGTGCAGTTCACCCCCGACCTGGTGCCCGCCGACATCCTCGGCACGCGCATCTACCGGCAGGGCAGCGAGAAGTTCGACGTCGAGCTCGGCCCGGTGGTCGCGAACTTCGTCCTCGCCGACGAGATCAACCGCGCGCCCGCCAAGGTGCAGTCCGCGATGCTCGAGGTCATGGCCGAGCGGCACGTCTCGATCGGCGGCAAGACCTTCCCGATGCCCGACCCGTTCCTCGTGCTGGCCACCCAGAACCCGATCGAGAACGAGGGCGTCTACCCGCTGCCCGAGGCGCAGCGCGACCGGTTCCTGTTCAAGATCATCGTCGACTACCCCTCCGCGGAGGAGGAGCGCGAGATCATCTACCGGATGGGCGTCACGCCCCCGGAGCCGCACGAGGTCCTCAGCCCGGCCGAGCTGGTCCGGCTGCAGGAGGCCGCCTCGAAGGTGTTCGTGCACCACTCCCTGGTCGACTACGTCGTGCGCCTGGTCCTGGCCACCCGCACCCCGGCCGAGCACGGCCTCACCGACGTCGCCGGCTGGGTGTCCTACGGCGCCTCCCCGCGCGCCAGCCTCGGCACCATCGCCGCGGCCCGCGCCCTCGCGCTCGTCCGCGGCCGGGACTACGTGCTGCCCCAGGACGTCGTCGACGTGGTGCCGGACGTCCTGCGCCACCGGCTCGTGCTGTCCTACGACGCGTTGGCCGACGCCGTGCCGCTCGACCACATCATCACCCGCGTGCTGCAGACCGTGCCGCTGCCGCAGGTGTCCGCCCGGCCGCAGGGCGGCCCGGGCCAGCCGCTGCCGAACGGGACCCCGGGGCGGTAG
- the mobA gene encoding molybdenum cofactor guanylyltransferase — MLDVGGMPLLHRVLAAVAGAAPVVVVGPERDGIAGVVWAREDPPGGGPVAALAAGLRHVHTPLVAVLAGDLAGLAPSTVERLRAATSGADGADGAVLVDEDGRRQWLIGVWRTASLRRALPADPHGAALRRVLGHLVVAGLPAAPGECADVDTPEDLHRLAGPRDGAVVTPHDPDRRGWSSQPSHR, encoded by the coding sequence ATGCTCGACGTCGGCGGGATGCCGTTGCTGCACCGCGTGCTGGCCGCGGTCGCCGGCGCCGCGCCGGTTGTCGTGGTCGGGCCGGAGCGGGACGGCATCGCCGGGGTGGTGTGGGCCCGGGAGGATCCGCCCGGTGGCGGGCCGGTCGCCGCGCTGGCCGCGGGTCTCCGGCACGTTCACACACCGCTCGTCGCCGTGCTGGCCGGCGATCTCGCCGGCCTCGCACCGTCCACTGTGGAGCGACTGCGCGCGGCCACGTCCGGTGCCGACGGTGCCGACGGTGCCGTCCTCGTCGACGAGGACGGCCGCCGGCAGTGGCTCATCGGCGTCTGGCGCACCGCGAGCCTCCGCCGCGCGCTCCCCGCCGACCCGCACGGTGCCGCGCTGCGGCGCGTCCTCGGGCACCTCGTCGTGGCCGGACTTCCGGCCGCGCCGGGGGAGTGCGCCGACGTCGACACGCCCGAGGACCTGCACCGCCTGGCCGGGCCACGCGACGGCGCCGTCGTCACCCCGCACGATCCGGACCGCCGGGGGTGGAGTTCACAGCCGTCACACCGCTGA
- a CDS encoding helix-turn-helix domain-containing protein → MVKQLYSAEEVAEQLGLHVRTVRGYVRDGRLRAVRIGKQYRITREDLEAFVGAPVTDPPAARRNRHVDVSSIVEIDAVAPETAHRVSTLLTAVRTGPGDQPLHVKTAYDEARGRMKVIVLGGLADTKHVLDHLQALLES, encoded by the coding sequence ATGGTCAAACAGCTCTACTCGGCGGAAGAGGTCGCCGAGCAGCTCGGACTCCACGTGCGCACCGTGCGCGGCTACGTCCGCGACGGACGGCTGCGCGCGGTCCGCATCGGCAAGCAGTACCGCATCACGCGCGAGGACCTCGAGGCGTTCGTCGGAGCACCGGTGACCGACCCGCCCGCGGCCCGCCGGAACCGGCACGTCGACGTCTCCAGCATCGTCGAGATCGACGCGGTCGCCCCGGAGACCGCGCACCGCGTCAGCACCCTCCTCACCGCCGTCCGCACCGGGCCGGGCGACCAGCCGCTGCACGTGAAGACCGCCTACGACGAGGCGCGGGGGCGCATGAAGGTGATCGTCCTCGGCGGCCTGGCCGACACCAAGCACGTGCTCGACCACCTGCAGGCGCTGCTGGAGTCGTGA
- a CDS encoding alpha/beta fold hydrolase has translation MIFKTDEGRREILRRYQETLAQWPVPAEHLRVPSGEGDTFVLRCGPGDAPPLVLFHGSGSNAAMWLGDVAAWARHFRVHAVDLIGEPGLSAPSRPPLDSAAHARWLDDVLDHLGLDRAAIVGASLGGWLALDYATRRPDRVTKLALLCPGGVGRQKAGFLVKALFYQPFGRWGTYRSIKAVAGVDARLTPEVADYLALTFTHFRPRRDRLPVFPDEALRRLTMPVLAIVGGRDAIFDSHATAERLRRTAPRADVVLLPDVAHSIPGQTQPVLDFLRR, from the coding sequence GTGATCTTCAAGACCGACGAGGGCAGACGGGAGATCCTGCGCCGCTACCAGGAGACCCTCGCGCAGTGGCCCGTCCCGGCCGAGCACCTGCGCGTGCCGAGCGGCGAGGGCGACACCTTCGTCCTCCGCTGTGGCCCCGGGGACGCGCCGCCGCTGGTGCTGTTCCACGGCTCCGGCTCGAACGCCGCCATGTGGCTGGGCGACGTCGCGGCCTGGGCCCGGCACTTCCGCGTCCACGCGGTCGACCTGATCGGCGAACCCGGCCTGTCCGCCCCGTCCCGCCCGCCCCTGGATTCCGCGGCGCACGCGCGGTGGCTGGACGACGTCCTGGACCACCTCGGCCTCGATCGCGCCGCGATCGTGGGCGCCTCCCTCGGCGGATGGCTGGCGCTGGACTACGCGACCCGCCGGCCGGACCGGGTCACGAAGCTCGCACTGCTGTGCCCGGGCGGCGTCGGCCGCCAGAAGGCCGGTTTCCTCGTCAAGGCCCTGTTCTACCAACCGTTCGGCCGCTGGGGCACGTACCGGTCGATCAAGGCGGTCGCGGGCGTCGACGCGCGGCTCACCCCGGAGGTCGCCGACTACCTCGCGCTGACGTTCACGCACTTCCGGCCCCGCCGCGACCGGCTGCCGGTGTTCCCCGACGAGGCCCTGCGGCGGCTCACCATGCCGGTGCTGGCGATCGTCGGCGGTCGGGACGCGATCTTCGACTCCCACGCCACCGCCGAACGCCTTCGCCGCACGGCGCCGCGGGCCGATGTCGTCCTGCTGCCCGACGTCGCGCACTCGATCCCCGGCCAGACCCAGCCGGTTCTGGACTTCCTGCGACGCTAG
- a CDS encoding NlpC/P60 family protein, which translates to MGDQGRRARRWVGIGALALVVVTIATGPAAATPPPPPNPSDSEISASRREADAKAGEVGQLTNQLAEAESRLDELQSTVELRMEEANKALVDLQTAQDAADQAQRDADAAKREADAAQAQIDTARANLDAFISSSYQQGSTIGSISAYMGASSPKDLLARAQLLEAVSGSQLNALEMMQQAQTDKSNKDAAARQALQLAQQAQDRAAQAKITADGAQAAAVQAQQNQAAQTAQLQANKTTVEQQLFQAQQRVSGLQGQRQRYDDWLAQKQRDDEEQARQAALAAANSSSGGGGGGGHDRPSAPAVSGSSSQVIERVIARAMAQLGMPYAWGGGNAGGPTRGIRDGGVADAYGDYRKVGFDCSGLMIYAFAGVASLPHYSGYQYTSGRRVPLAQMRRGDMLFWGRDGIHHVALYLGNGMMIEAPQSGMVVRVTPVRYGDILPFATRLVG; encoded by the coding sequence GTGGGTGACCAGGGCCGGAGGGCGCGCCGCTGGGTGGGGATCGGCGCGCTGGCGCTCGTCGTCGTGACGATCGCGACCGGTCCGGCGGCCGCGACGCCGCCGCCACCGCCCAACCCGAGCGACTCCGAGATCAGCGCGAGCCGGCGTGAGGCCGACGCCAAGGCCGGCGAGGTCGGGCAGCTCACCAACCAGCTCGCCGAGGCCGAGTCGCGGCTGGACGAGCTGCAGAGCACGGTCGAGCTGCGGATGGAGGAGGCCAACAAGGCGCTGGTCGACCTGCAGACCGCGCAGGACGCGGCCGACCAGGCGCAGCGCGACGCCGACGCGGCCAAGCGCGAGGCCGACGCGGCGCAGGCCCAGATCGACACCGCCCGCGCCAACCTCGACGCGTTCATCTCCAGCAGTTACCAGCAGGGCAGCACCATCGGGTCGATCTCGGCCTACATGGGCGCGTCCAGCCCGAAGGACTTGCTCGCCCGCGCGCAGCTGCTCGAGGCCGTCAGCGGCAGCCAGCTCAACGCGCTGGAGATGATGCAGCAGGCCCAGACCGACAAGTCCAACAAGGACGCGGCGGCGCGCCAGGCCCTGCAGCTCGCCCAGCAGGCGCAGGACCGCGCCGCCCAGGCGAAGATCACCGCCGACGGCGCGCAGGCCGCGGCGGTCCAGGCCCAGCAGAACCAGGCCGCGCAGACCGCGCAGCTGCAGGCGAACAAGACGACCGTCGAGCAGCAGCTGTTCCAGGCGCAACAGCGGGTCAGCGGGCTGCAGGGCCAGCGGCAGCGCTACGACGACTGGCTCGCGCAGAAGCAGCGCGACGACGAGGAACAGGCGCGGCAGGCGGCACTGGCGGCCGCGAACTCCTCGAGCGGCGGTGGCGGTGGCGGCGGGCACGACCGGCCGTCCGCGCCGGCGGTCTCGGGTTCGTCCTCCCAGGTCATCGAACGGGTCATCGCGCGGGCGATGGCGCAGCTCGGGATGCCCTACGCGTGGGGCGGCGGCAACGCCGGCGGCCCGACGCGGGGCATCCGGGACGGCGGGGTCGCCGACGCCTACGGTGACTACCGCAAGGTCGGGTTCGACTGCTCCGGGCTGATGATCTACGCCTTCGCCGGGGTCGCGTCGCTGCCGCATTACAGCGGCTACCAGTACACCTCGGGCCGCCGCGTGCCGCTGGCGCAGATGCGCCGTGGCGACATGCTGTTCTGGGGTCGCGACGGCATCCACCACGTGGCGCTCTACCTGGGCAACGGGATGATGATCGAGGCGCCGCAGTCCGGCATGGTCGTGCGGGTGACCCCGGTGCGCTACGGCGACATCCTGCCGTTCGCGACGCGCCTGGTCGGCTAG
- a CDS encoding flagellar basal body protein FliL, whose amino-acid sequence MPPQDGQWPYQQNQYPQHQQQPYPQQQYPGQYGPPQQQWTQPYQQVPPRPPKRRNRGLIIGLVVALVLLLGGGGTWFALSQRDSVASGAATPTEAAQNLAKALSGNDVVGMVGALAPAEAKLLTEPIGQTTDELKRLGILKADADPKTLTGLQVKAENLVFDEAGAERVNDHLTITKLTGGTITVTGDPSKLPLADRFRDLMPADEGPQTETIDIADEVRDSGEPIRIATVKVDGDWYPSLLYTIADYALQDEHEPWPTTSIPARGASSPNEAVKQLVQAALDEDVTRVIELLPPDEMAVLHDAGPALVAAAREDSEPSGAKLTDLRTETSAVPGGTRATITHVEFTDPSGGTYSVTKNGDCYDATGEGRTEHLCADYLADNIENEIGSSVPEEVTTVLQHLSTGVLDQGLGVVTTEVGGLHYVSPLRTFNELGLTVLRSLQPGDIDALLRLAE is encoded by the coding sequence ATGCCACCGCAGGACGGCCAGTGGCCGTACCAGCAGAACCAGTACCCGCAACACCAGCAGCAGCCCTATCCGCAGCAGCAGTACCCCGGCCAGTACGGGCCGCCGCAGCAGCAGTGGACCCAGCCCTACCAGCAGGTACCGCCCCGGCCGCCGAAGCGGCGCAACCGCGGTCTGATCATCGGGCTGGTCGTCGCGCTGGTCCTGCTGCTGGGCGGCGGCGGGACGTGGTTCGCGCTGTCGCAGCGGGACTCCGTGGCCTCCGGCGCGGCCACACCCACCGAGGCGGCGCAGAACCTCGCGAAGGCGCTGAGCGGCAACGACGTCGTGGGCATGGTCGGCGCGCTCGCCCCGGCCGAGGCCAAGCTGCTCACCGAGCCGATCGGGCAGACCACCGACGAGCTCAAGCGCCTGGGCATCCTCAAGGCCGACGCCGACCCGAAGACCCTCACCGGCCTGCAGGTCAAGGCGGAGAACCTGGTCTTCGACGAGGCCGGGGCCGAGCGGGTCAACGACCACCTCACGATCACCAAGCTCACCGGCGGCACGATCACGGTGACCGGCGACCCCTCGAAGCTGCCGCTGGCGGATCGCTTCCGCGACCTGATGCCCGCGGACGAGGGCCCGCAAACCGAGACGATCGACATCGCCGACGAGGTCCGCGACTCCGGTGAGCCGATCCGCATCGCCACCGTCAAGGTCGACGGCGACTGGTACCCGAGCCTGCTCTACACGATCGCCGACTACGCCCTGCAGGACGAGCACGAGCCCTGGCCCACCACCTCGATCCCGGCTCGCGGCGCGAGCAGCCCGAACGAGGCGGTCAAGCAGCTGGTGCAGGCGGCACTCGACGAGGACGTGACGCGCGTGATCGAGCTGCTGCCGCCCGACGAGATGGCGGTCCTGCACGACGCGGGCCCGGCGCTGGTGGCCGCCGCCCGCGAGGACTCCGAGCCCAGCGGCGCGAAGCTGACCGACCTGCGCACCGAGACCAGCGCGGTCCCCGGCGGTACGCGCGCCACGATCACGCACGTCGAGTTCACCGACCCCAGCGGTGGGACGTACTCGGTCACCAAGAACGGCGACTGCTACGACGCCACCGGCGAGGGCCGCACGGAGCACCTGTGCGCCGACTACCTCGCGGACAACATCGAGAACGAGATCGGCTCGTCGGTGCCGGAGGAGGTCACGACCGTGCTGCAGCACCTGTCCACCGGTGTGCTGGACCAGGGGCTGGGCGTGGTCACCACCGAGGTCGGCGGCCTGCACTACGTCAGCCCGCTGCGCACCTTCAACGAACTGGGCCTGACCGTGCTGCGCAGCCTGCAGCCGGGGGACATCGACGCGCTGCTGCGGCTCGCCGAGTAG